Genomic DNA from Selenomonas sp. oral taxon 126:
CTTGAGCGATTCGGCGCATATACCTATATATCCTGCCGACTCGAGACGGGGCGCACCCATCAGATCCGCGTTCATCTGACGAGCATAGGGCATCCGCTCGTGGGGGATACGAAGTACACGGCGAAGAAGAATCCCTTTGCCATCGCGGGGCAGGCGCTCCACTCGCTGACCCTCCGCCTTGCGCACCCGCGCACGGGGGAGGAGATGACGTTTACCGCACCGCTTCCCGCAGATATGGAGGAGATTTTGCATACGCTGCGCACGGACAGATAAGGAGGTACGCACATGACGGAATTTAGGGAAAAGGCAGTCCTCATGGACGACGATGGCATACGGCGCGCGCTCATGCGCATCGCACACGAGATTGTCGAGAAGAACAAGGGCACGGAGAATCTTGTGCTCGTCGGTATCCGCACGCGCGGCGTTCCCATTGCCGCGCGCATTGCGGAGGAGATTGCACGCATCGAGCAGCGGGAGCTGCCGCGCGGCGTGCTCGACATCACCCTCTACCGCGACGACCTCAATGAGCTCTCCTATCAGCCCGTCGTGCACCCGACGGAGATGCCGCACGACATCACGGGCAAGACCATCGTGCTCGTCGACGATGTGCTCTATACGGGCCGTACGATCCGCGCGGCGATGAACGCACTCCTCGACATCGGACGCCCGCGCATGATCCAGCTTGCCGTGCTCATCGACCGCGGGCACAGGGAGCTGCCCATCCGCGCGGACTACGTCGGCAAGAATGTGCCGACTGCCGCGATCGAGGATGTGTCCGTGCTGCTGAGAGACACGGATGGCGTGGAAAAGGTTGTTATTCGGGAACGGGTTTGATCTATTATCCGCAGGGGCTGTTGCACGAAGTCGTTTTGGCTCGTGCAGCAGCTCCTTTTTTCTGCCCTTGACGGAAGTTTTGCAATCGGGGTATAATATAAAGCATATTAGGGTGTTTGCAGGAGAGTTGCGTATGTGGGCAGCTCCTTGAAAGTGACGGAGCGATCGTATGATTTTTTACGGCGATAAGCAAAAGTCTATGTTGGATGAGGAACAGGCGGATGAACTGGAGGCGGGCNNNNNNNNNNNNNNNNNNNNNNNNNNNNNNNNNNNNNNNNNNNNNNNNNNAAGAAAAAGTCTATGTTGGATGAGGAAAAGGCGGATGAACTGGAGGCGGGCGAAATCGAGTCAGAGGAAGAGCCGGACGAGGTGAATGCGGAGAGCAGCATCTACGACGGTTGTACCGATGAAGAATTGCTCGCACATATTCGCTCCTGTGAGGGTGATGAGGCACTCGATTATCTCATCAACAAATACCGTAATTTCGTGCGCTCCAAAGCGCGCTCCTACTTTCTCATCGGTGCGGATCGCGAGGACATCGTACAGGAGGGCATGATCGGTTTCTTCAAGGCGATCCGCGATTACCGCGAGGACAAGCTGTCCTCGTTCCGCGCCTTTGCCGAGCTCTGCGTGACGCGGCAGATCATCACGGCGATCAAGACGGCGACGCGGCAGAAGCACATCCCGCTGAACTCCTACGTCTCGCTCAATAAGCCCATCTATGACGAGGACTCTGACCGCACGCTGCTCGACGTGCTCTCGGGCGCGC
This window encodes:
- the sigH gene encoding RNA polymerase sporulation sigma factor SigH, with amino-acid sequence KKKSMLDEEKADELEAGEIESEEEPDEVNAESSIYDGCTDEELLAHIRSCEGDEALDYLINKYRNFVRSKARSYFLIGADREDIVQEGMIGFFKAIRDYREDKLSSFRAFAELCVTRQIITAIKTATRQKHIPLNSYVSLNKPIYDEDSDRTLLDVLSGARISDPEELVISHEEFIDIEQKMEEILSDLEWRVLMSYLDGKSYQEIAVDLHRQVKSIDNALQRVKRKLEKYMESRGDDLDIGTVYRGLTTINRSVRTSEE
- the pyrR gene encoding bifunctional pyr operon transcriptional regulator/uracil phosphoribosyltransferase PyrR — encoded protein: MTEFREKAVLMDDDGIRRALMRIAHEIVEKNKGTENLVLVGIRTRGVPIAARIAEEIARIEQRELPRGVLDITLYRDDLNELSYQPVVHPTEMPHDITGKTIVLVDDVLYTGRTIRAAMNALLDIGRPRMIQLAVLIDRGHRELPIRADYVGKNVPTAAIEDVSVLLRDTDGVEKVVIRERV